Proteins from a single region of Candidatus Eisenbacteria bacterium:
- a CDS encoding peptide MFS transporter yields MSNATLATAAPRDGGKWLGHPRGLFVLFLTEMWERMSYYGMRSLLALYMLNFLFVKPEVGREVLGFNFVSGVFQNLFHAAWTPQPLQSWIYGLYTGLVYLTPLFGGLMADKLIGRRKSVIIGGVIMAIGQFLLMAPNLFFPGLLMLILGNGCFKPNISTQVGALYAPGDRLRDSAFSIFYVGINVGAFLAPLVCGTLGQKVGWNWGFGSAGVGMVLGVIFYVMNQKLLPVEPPPTQSTTAPLIGLVGYLVGVPVGVLALLFLLTLPTWIPLTLAILAVVSAIGWIVRLPGDEKPRVIAIVVACVIVAAFWAVYEQQGNTMQVWADQNTHWPTIFGFTLPSTWYQAFNPFMIWFFTPALTWFWAQQAKKKQEPTSLTKMALGCILLGLGFLVMIAASNGMAPDARRSILWLAGSTAVFTLGELYLSPIGLSFVTKVSPARIVSMMMGVWFLANFIGNYMTGYLGTFYTKMPKTHFFLMLAGIGVAAGVVLFLMSRPMEKVVAAHDSHQA; encoded by the coding sequence ATGTCGAACGCCACGCTGGCCACGGCCGCACCCCGTGATGGCGGCAAATGGCTCGGACACCCGCGAGGGCTGTTCGTGCTGTTCCTGACCGAGATGTGGGAGCGCATGAGCTATTACGGCATGCGGTCCCTGCTCGCGCTGTACATGCTCAACTTCCTGTTCGTGAAGCCGGAAGTCGGCCGCGAGGTGCTCGGCTTCAACTTCGTGAGCGGCGTGTTCCAGAACCTGTTCCACGCCGCGTGGACGCCGCAGCCGCTGCAGTCGTGGATCTACGGGCTGTACACGGGCCTCGTCTACCTGACGCCGCTGTTCGGCGGCCTGATGGCGGACAAGCTGATCGGCCGGCGCAAGTCGGTGATCATCGGCGGCGTCATCATGGCCATCGGCCAGTTCCTGCTGATGGCGCCGAACCTGTTCTTCCCCGGGCTGCTGATGCTCATCCTCGGCAACGGCTGCTTCAAGCCCAACATCTCGACGCAGGTGGGCGCGCTCTACGCCCCCGGCGACCGGCTGCGCGACAGCGCGTTCTCGATCTTCTACGTCGGCATCAACGTCGGCGCGTTCCTCGCGCCGCTCGTCTGCGGCACGCTCGGGCAGAAGGTCGGTTGGAACTGGGGCTTCGGCTCCGCCGGCGTGGGCATGGTGCTCGGCGTGATCTTCTACGTCATGAACCAGAAGCTGCTGCCCGTCGAGCCGCCGCCGACGCAGTCCACGACCGCGCCGCTGATCGGGCTCGTGGGCTATCTGGTGGGCGTGCCGGTCGGCGTCCTGGCGCTGCTCTTCCTGCTCACGCTGCCCACCTGGATCCCGCTCACGCTCGCCATCCTCGCGGTGGTCTCGGCGATCGGCTGGATCGTCCGCCTGCCGGGCGACGAGAAGCCGCGCGTCATCGCGATCGTGGTCGCGTGCGTGATCGTCGCGGCGTTCTGGGCCGTGTACGAGCAGCAGGGCAACACCATGCAGGTCTGGGCCGACCAGAACACGCACTGGCCGACGATCTTCGGCTTCACCCTGCCCTCGACCTGGTATCAGGCGTTCAACCCCTTCATGATCTGGTTCTTCACTCCGGCCCTGACCTGGTTCTGGGCGCAGCAGGCGAAGAAGAAGCAGGAGCCGACGAGCCTGACCAAGATGGCGCTCGGCTGCATCCTGCTGGGGCTCGGTTTCCTCGTCATGATCGCGGCCTCGAACGGCATGGCGCCCGACGCCCGCCGCAGCATCCTGTGGCTCGCCGGCTCGACCGCGGTGTTCACGCTCGGCGAGCTCTACCTCTCACCGATCGGCCTGTCGTTCGTGACCAAGGTCTCGCCCGCGCGCATCGTGTCCATGATGATGGGCGTGTGGTTCCTCGCGAACTTCATCGGCAACTACATGACCGGCTATCTCGGCACGTTCTACACGAAGATGCCGAAGACGCACTTCTTCCTGATGCTGGCCGGCATCGGCGTCGCGGCCGGCGTCGTGCTGTTCCTGATGAGCCGCCCGATGGAGAAGGTCGTGGCGGCACACGACAGCCACCAGGCCTGA
- a CDS encoding DinB family protein, producing MDADGSGTAALAKGILELLREAYEGGRPGAGTGFVENTRADGSGNGGLFATLESLTAEQASRPMAHGTSVAAHASHLAYSLEVTLRWLNGDRGPFDWLGSFEPRVVDEPGWRAARARMRTAYDAFVAWAGGRTEWDEHSAGGIAAGLAHSAYHLGAIRQIAKLSR from the coding sequence ATGGACGCTGACGGGAGCGGAACCGCGGCCCTCGCGAAGGGCATCCTCGAACTGCTGCGCGAAGCCTACGAGGGCGGGCGCCCGGGCGCGGGCACCGGCTTCGTCGAGAACACGCGGGCCGACGGCAGCGGGAACGGCGGACTGTTCGCGACGCTCGAGTCGCTGACCGCCGAGCAGGCTTCGCGCCCGATGGCGCACGGCACGAGCGTCGCCGCACATGCCTCGCACCTCGCGTACAGCCTCGAGGTGACGCTGCGCTGGCTGAACGGCGACCGCGGGCCGTTCGACTGGCTCGGCAGCTTCGAGCCGCGCGTCGTGGACGAACCGGGCTGGCGGGCCGCACGCGCTCGCATGCGCACGGCCTACGACGCCTTCGTCGCGTGGGCCGGCGGCCGCACCGAATGGGACGAGCATTCCGCCGGCGGGATCGCTGCCGGACTGGCGCACTCGGCGTACCACCTGGGCGCCATCCGTCAGATCGCGAAGCTGTCGCGATGA
- a CDS encoding oligopeptide transporter, OPT family, producing the protein MSAQSPAPPFVPYIAPETSLREFTWRGVLVGSLLGVVFGASSLYLVLKVGLTVSASIPVAVISITFFKALTLFRVKDATILENNIVQTAGSAGESIAFGLGVTMPAILILGYDLELTRVALVAVLGGLLGILMMIPLRRALIVKQHGRLKYPEGTACAEVLKAGASAESRDAASAEAKAEAAKSGAHGISAKTIFTGFGIGLAYKSAMSAFKLWKDTPEKVFGKPYAAGSVAAEISPELLGVGYIIGPKISAVMCGGGVLAYLVLIPLIKFFGGGLLEPLAPGTKLISEMGPNEIRGAYVLYIGAGAVAAGGIISLFRSLPLIWHGLREGLKDVGGAKGPGAQVSRVERDLSMKFVLVGCALLVLAILLSPSLHMNLIGALLIVLFGFLFVTVSSRLTGEIGSSSNPISGMTVATLLLTCLIFLLVGWTGQRWYVTALSVGGIVCIAASNGGTTSQDLKTGFLVGATPRYQQIAILVGALLSAVVLGPILLKLNDAATVYVPASQVTSGTLVADVSKLTAKREAIRGEQAHEDTKTYRVWHRVDDRGGPPGKYLVDDSGHPVWYVDPGINGTITRRPDGSTVRKFDAPKATLMSYIIKGILDRHLPWGLVLFGVMIAVVLELSGIPSLAFAVGVYLPISSSSPILIGGMVRWLVDRAQRGKLAHLALSEAELQAEGDKSPGVLMASGYIAGGAIAGIVIAYMAGALSHVDQALSEWSAAHNPFYAGAKADVLALLPFAALTALLLATGLGRGKTRGTADGR; encoded by the coding sequence ATGAGCGCGCAGAGCCCCGCACCACCGTTCGTTCCCTACATCGCGCCGGAAACCTCGCTGCGCGAGTTCACCTGGCGCGGGGTGCTGGTCGGCAGCCTGCTCGGCGTGGTCTTCGGGGCGTCGTCGCTCTACCTGGTGCTCAAGGTCGGGCTCACGGTCAGCGCCTCGATCCCGGTGGCGGTCATTTCCATCACCTTCTTCAAGGCGCTGACGCTTTTCCGGGTCAAGGACGCGACGATCCTCGAGAACAACATCGTCCAGACGGCCGGCTCGGCGGGCGAGTCCATCGCCTTCGGGCTCGGGGTCACGATGCCGGCGATCCTGATCCTGGGCTACGACCTCGAGCTGACGCGCGTCGCGCTCGTCGCGGTGCTGGGCGGACTGCTCGGGATCCTGATGATGATCCCGCTGCGGCGCGCGCTGATCGTCAAGCAGCACGGCCGGCTCAAGTACCCCGAGGGCACCGCCTGCGCCGAAGTGCTCAAGGCGGGCGCCTCGGCCGAGTCGCGCGACGCGGCATCGGCCGAGGCGAAGGCCGAGGCGGCGAAGTCCGGCGCGCACGGCATCAGCGCGAAGACGATCTTCACCGGCTTCGGCATCGGGCTCGCGTACAAGTCGGCGATGTCGGCGTTCAAGCTGTGGAAGGACACGCCCGAGAAGGTGTTCGGCAAACCGTACGCGGCCGGCTCGGTGGCGGCCGAGATCTCGCCCGAGCTGCTCGGGGTCGGCTACATCATCGGCCCGAAGATCTCGGCGGTGATGTGCGGCGGCGGCGTGCTCGCCTACCTCGTGCTCATCCCGCTCATCAAGTTCTTCGGCGGCGGGCTGCTCGAGCCGCTCGCCCCGGGCACGAAGCTCATCTCCGAGATGGGCCCGAACGAGATCCGCGGCGCCTACGTCCTGTACATCGGCGCCGGCGCGGTCGCGGCGGGCGGCATCATTTCGCTGTTCCGCTCGCTGCCGCTCATCTGGCACGGGCTGCGCGAGGGGCTGAAGGACGTCGGCGGCGCGAAGGGGCCGGGCGCGCAGGTGAGCCGTGTCGAGCGCGACCTGAGCATGAAGTTCGTGCTCGTCGGCTGCGCGCTGCTGGTGCTCGCCATCCTGCTGTCTCCTTCGCTGCACATGAACCTGATCGGCGCGCTGCTGATCGTGCTGTTCGGCTTCCTGTTCGTGACCGTGTCGAGCCGGCTGACGGGCGAGATCGGATCGTCGTCGAATCCGATCTCGGGCATGACCGTGGCGACACTGCTGCTCACCTGCCTCATCTTCCTGCTCGTCGGCTGGACCGGGCAGCGCTGGTACGTCACCGCCCTGTCGGTGGGCGGCATCGTCTGCATCGCCGCCTCCAACGGCGGCACGACCTCGCAGGACCTGAAGACCGGCTTCCTCGTCGGGGCCACTCCGAGGTACCAGCAGATCGCGATCCTGGTCGGCGCGCTGCTGTCGGCGGTGGTGCTCGGCCCGATCCTGCTCAAGCTGAACGACGCGGCCACCGTCTACGTGCCGGCGTCCCAGGTGACGTCGGGAACGCTCGTGGCGGACGTCTCGAAGCTGACCGCGAAGCGCGAGGCGATCCGCGGCGAGCAGGCGCACGAGGACACGAAGACCTACCGCGTGTGGCACCGCGTGGACGACCGCGGCGGGCCTCCGGGCAAGTACCTGGTGGACGACTCGGGGCATCCGGTCTGGTACGTGGACCCGGGCATCAACGGCACCATCACGCGGCGCCCCGACGGCAGCACGGTGCGCAAGTTCGACGCGCCCAAGGCGACGCTGATGAGCTACATCATCAAGGGCATCCTCGACCGGCACCTGCCGTGGGGCCTGGTGTTGTTCGGGGTGATGATCGCGGTCGTCCTCGAGCTGTCCGGCATTCCGTCGCTGGCGTTCGCGGTCGGCGTCTACCTGCCGATCTCCTCCTCGTCGCCCATCCTGATCGGCGGGATGGTGCGCTGGCTGGTGGATCGCGCGCAGCGTGGGAAGCTCGCGCACCTGGCGCTGAGCGAGGCGGAGCTGCAGGCCGAAGGCGACAAGAGCCCCGGCGTGCTCATGGCTTCGGGCTACATCGCCGGCGGCGCGATCGCCGGCATCGTCATCGCCTACATGGCCGGCGCGCTGAGCCACGTGGACCAGGCGCTGTCGGAGTGGTCGGCCGCGCACAACCCGTTCTACGCCGGCGCGAAGGCCGACGTGCTGGCGCTGCTGCCGTTCGCCGCGCTGACGGCGCTGCTGCTGGCGACGGGGCTGGGGCGCGGGAAGACGCGCGGAACGGCCGATGGACGCTGA